The Cytophagia bacterium CHB2 nucleotide sequence TGAAAAAATCTTAAACAACTCATACCTGCGATTCATCATCTTTATCCGTTGTTTCACTCTCAGGCGTTTCGATTTCATCCGGCGCCGCCTGCGCAAACGAGGCCGTTTCCGCTTTACGCGCGAACGTCAAAAAACCGGTGTGCCCGACCATGCGCAGTTCCGGCCGCACGGACAAGCCCAAGATGTTCCACGAACGCACCAACGATTCAACCGTGTGGATGGCCATATAGCTGCGCTCCGCGCGCAACGCCTCAACAAACGATTTCGACTGAATGATCGTGGGAGAATAGCTGCACACGATGGCGCCGGCGCGCAGCTTGGGAGTAGCCAATGGAATCACGCGCCACGGCTCCGGAACATCCAACAATAAACGATCGACATTCTCATCTTCAAAGGTTGTGTAGATATCGGCAACGCGCACGAGATGATTGGGGGTTTCACCCAAAAAGCGCAGCATGTTGCGCTTTGCCAGATCAATAAAATCCTGGCGCACGTCGTAACTTGTCACGCTGCCCTCCGGCCCCACCATGCGCAACAAGGTAGTTGCCAGAGAGCCGGAACCCAGGCCGGCTTCCACGATTTTGGCACCGGGATAGACATCGGCATATTGCAGCATCAGGCCGAGATCTTTTGGGTATATCACGGTTGCACCGCGGCGCATGTGAACAACATGATCGTTCAGCGTTGGGCGGAAAACCCAAAACGGCTTTGCGCGTTGCGACTGGAGC carries:
- a CDS encoding tRNA (adenine-N1)-methyltransferase is translated as MKNPSLPFAENDPAIFYDRKERLYYDVLRSGRQTNIRGDLLPHDQIIGRTEGFLLQSQRAKPFWVFRPTLNDHVVHMRRGATVIYPKDLGLMLQYADVYPGAKIVEAGLGSGSLATTLLRMVGPEGSVTSYDVRQDFIDLAKRNMLRFLGETPNHLVRVADIYTTFEDENVDRLLLDVPEPWRVIPLATPKLRAGAIVCSYSPTIIQSKSFVEALRAERSYMAIHTVESLVRSWNILGLSVRPELRMVGHTGFLTFARKAETASFAQAAPDEIETPESETTDKDDESQV